One genomic region from Anaerolineales bacterium encodes:
- a CDS encoding alpha-amylase family glycosyl hydrolase: MGNPQRFPTLYQVNTRVWLGRLGQSRDRSLRLDEVPEAVLDEWAAAGFDWIWLLGVWQASQVGAQLARLDPALRHAARQLVPDLTEDDLCGSCFSIAGYQVSIALGGDEALAALRRRLHDRGLRLLLDFVSNHTAIDHPWLELQPDFFVEGSEDDLAAAPHNYLRLPVGDGARIFAHGRDPNFPGWTDTLQLDYGNPALQTAMIQALEQVADRCDGVRCDMAMLQLPDVFERTWGIASQPFWPEAVRSVHARHPEFLFLAEVYWDLEQRMLQEGFDYAYDKRLYDRLRQQRAVPVCAHLRTDLTVQARLVRFLENHDEPRAAAAFPASTHKAAAVATYLAPGMRFFHQGQLEGWQRQLPVQLCRTTAEATDPELAAFYTSLLDMLHWPVVRGGQWKLLECHQAWHGNWTWENFLCYSWLAEAGDPVVVAVNYAGHDSQCFARLRLPGLAQHQYRLVDLMSSTEYVRSGDDLADRGLYLDLPAWGYHVFRVVQA; the protein is encoded by the coding sequence ATGGGGAATCCGCAACGCTTTCCAACGCTCTACCAGGTGAACACCCGGGTGTGGCTGGGCCGCCTCGGCCAGAGCCGGGATCGCTCGCTGCGCCTGGACGAGGTGCCCGAGGCCGTGCTCGATGAATGGGCGGCGGCGGGTTTCGACTGGATCTGGCTGCTGGGGGTGTGGCAGGCCAGCCAGGTGGGAGCGCAGCTGGCGCGACTGGATCCCGCCCTGCGCCATGCCGCCCGCCAGCTGGTGCCCGATCTGACCGAAGACGACCTGTGCGGTTCGTGCTTCTCGATTGCCGGCTATCAGGTGAGCATCGCCCTCGGCGGCGATGAAGCGCTGGCCGCTTTGCGCCGGCGCCTGCACGATCGCGGCCTCAGGCTGTTGCTGGACTTCGTGTCCAACCACACTGCGATCGATCACCCCTGGCTGGAGTTGCAGCCGGACTTCTTCGTCGAAGGCTCCGAGGACGACCTGGCGGCGGCCCCACACAACTACCTCCGGCTCCCGGTTGGGGACGGCGCCCGCATTTTCGCTCACGGCCGTGATCCGAATTTCCCGGGTTGGACCGATACGCTGCAGCTAGACTACGGCAACCCGGCACTGCAGACGGCGATGATTCAAGCCCTGGAGCAGGTCGCCGATCGATGCGATGGGGTCCGCTGCGACATGGCCATGCTGCAGCTGCCCGACGTGTTCGAGCGCACCTGGGGAATTGCGTCCCAGCCCTTCTGGCCGGAGGCCGTCCGTTCGGTGCACGCTCGGCACCCCGAATTCCTGTTCCTGGCGGAGGTGTACTGGGACCTGGAGCAGCGCATGCTGCAGGAGGGGTTCGACTACGCCTACGACAAGCGCCTGTACGATCGGCTGCGGCAGCAGCGTGCCGTTCCGGTGTGCGCCCATCTGCGCACAGACCTTACGGTCCAGGCGCGGCTGGTGAGGTTCCTGGAAAACCACGATGAACCCCGGGCGGCAGCGGCGTTCCCGGCGAGCACTCACAAAGCCGCCGCCGTCGCCACCTACCTGGCGCCGGGGATGCGATTCTTCCATCAGGGCCAGCTCGAGGGCTGGCAGCGCCAGCTGCCGGTGCAGTTGTGCCGGACCACCGCCGAGGCCACCGACCCTGAGCTGGCCGCGTTCTACACCTCGCTGCTGGACATGCTGCACTGGCCCGTCGTCCGAGGCGGTCAATGGAAGCTCCTGGAATGCCACCAGGCCTGGCATGGCAACTGGACCTGGGAGAACTTCCTGTGCTATTCCTGGCTGGCGGAGGCGGGTGATCCGGTTGTGGTGGCCGTCAACTACGCCGGCCATGATTCGCAGTGTTTTGCGCGCCTGCGGCTGCCCGGTCTCGCTCAACACCAATACCGCCTGGTGGACTTGATGAGCAGCACCGAGTACGTGCGCAGCGGCGATGACCTGGCGGACCGCGGACTGTACCTTGACCTGCCAGCCTGGGGCTACCATGTCTTCCGGGTCGTCCAAGCCTAA